From the genome of Deltaproteobacteria bacterium, one region includes:
- a CDS encoding ATP-binding protein — translation AINRNRITSIIGPRRAGKTFVCFEIISDLLKQKIPRENIIYMNFEDERLVPLDGRELTYLLDVHAELFEYDQNKQLYCFLDEIQNVPNWSKWVRRTIDQKKNVTIFLTGSSSKMLSLEIATELRGRGTSITIFPYAFAEFLRAHGQNEKYSEKLLFLSQRNIYKKYFNEYFAKGGFPEIIPYKEYKDVLQHYYRTMFTRDIVERFSIKNVRQLEDFLKIQITRFASLSSISNSAKEMKDIGYSLSKNTLVNYLKYAEDIFLLFAVKKFDYKVTRQMRAPHKIYAVDHGLLNAVRFSSSEDRGRILENIAFMELRRRFENIYYHRGAAECDFVVMNKSKVIQCLQACWSIENKETIEREIHGLLEALHVYKLNQGIILTNHEYADLERDGKKIVIRPLWHFALKPLGADD, via the coding sequence ATGCTATAAATAGAAATCGTATAACTTCTATTATTGGTCCGCGCCGCGCCGGAAAAACATTTGTATGTTTTGAAATAATTAGTGATTTGTTAAAGCAAAAAATACCGCGAGAGAATATTATTTATATGAATTTTGAGGATGAACGTTTAGTTCCTTTAGATGGCAGAGAATTGACATATCTTCTTGATGTTCATGCCGAACTTTTTGAGTATGATCAAAATAAACAATTATATTGTTTTCTTGATGAAATACAAAATGTGCCAAACTGGTCAAAATGGGTGCGCCGTACCATAGATCAAAAAAAGAATGTAACAATTTTTTTAACAGGCTCATCATCAAAAATGTTGAGCCTTGAGATTGCCACTGAACTGCGAGGTCGAGGGACGAGCATCACTATTTTCCCTTATGCGTTTGCCGAATTTTTACGAGCGCATGGGCAAAATGAAAAATATAGTGAGAAACTGCTTTTTTTATCACAGCGAAATATTTATAAAAAATATTTTAACGAATATTTTGCCAAGGGTGGATTCCCTGAAATCATACCCTATAAAGAGTATAAAGATGTTCTTCAACATTATTATCGTACGATGTTTACTCGCGATATAGTTGAGCGTTTTAGTATTAAAAATGTGCGGCAGTTAGAAGATTTTCTAAAAATACAAATAACCCGCTTTGCCTCACTTTCATCTATAAGTAACTCTGCAAAAGAAATGAAAGATATTGGATATAGTTTAAGCAAAAATACTTTAGTTAATTATTTAAAATATGCAGAGGATATATTTCTTTTGTTCGCCGTTAAGAAATTTGATTATAAAGTGACACGGCAGATGCGAGCGCCACATAAAATTTATGCTGTTGATCATGGATTATTAAACGCCGTGCGTTTCTCTTCATCAGAAGATAGAGGTAGAATATTAGAAAACATTGCTTTTATGGAGTTACGCAGACGATTCGAAAATATTTATTATCATCGTGGGGCAGCAGAATGCGATTTTGTAGTGATGAACAAAAGTAAGGTTATACAATGTTTGCAAGCATGTTGGTCAATAGAAAACAAAGAAACTATTGAACGAGAAATACACGGATTACTTGAAGCGTTGCATGTATACAAACTTAATCAAGGCATCATTTTAACCAATCATGAATATGCTGATCTTGAACGAGACGGTAAAAAAATAGTTATACGGCCATTATGGCATTTTGCACTTAAACCTTTGGGTGCTGATGATTGA